One genomic region from Zalophus californianus isolate mZalCal1 chromosome 14, mZalCal1.pri.v2, whole genome shotgun sequence encodes:
- the CCDC117 gene encoding coiled-coil domain-containing protein 117: MAALGRPFSGLPLSGGPDFLQPPPAFSGRAFPPAADGAELAPRPGLRAAPSSPGGSAARGRVSVRCKKKHKREEEEDDCPVRKKRLTEAGLCAGPNDWILCAHQAIESHGVNPCTSGLTAPGMLDVICEEMDQTTGEPQCEVARRRLQEIEDRIIDEDEEVEADRNINHLPSLVLSDTMKTGLKREFDEVFTKKMIESMSRPSMELVLWKPLPELLSDKPKPSSNAKNYTGESQTKHAAAGTAFPGRTELFLEPRQTGMPVYNSLETAACTEEEMEL, from the exons ATGGCCGCTCTCGGCCGGCCCTTCAGCGGCCTCCCGCTGAGCGGCGGCCCGGATTTCCTGCAGCCGCCGCCGGCCTTCTCCGGCCGGGCCTTCCCGCCGGCAGCGGACGGCGCCGAGCTGGCTCCGCGGCCGGGACTCCGCGCCGCCCCGAGCAGCCCCGGCGGGAGCGCGGCGCGCGGACG tgTTTCAGTTCGctgtaaaaagaaacacaagcgagaggaggaggaggatga ttgtccGGTAAGAAAGAAAAGGCTAACTGAagcagggctctgtgctggtcCTAATGACTGGATTCTTTGTGCACATCAGGCTATAGAGAGTCATGGAGTAAATCCGTGCACTAGTGGCCTCACTGCACCTGGCATGTTAGATGTTATTTGTGAAGAAATGGATCAGACAACCGGAGAACCACAGTGTGAAGTTGCCCGAAGGAGGCTTCAAGAAATCGAGGACAG GATAATTGATGAAGATGAAGAAGTGGAAGCTGACAGAAATATTAACCATCTCCCCAGTCTTGTTCTTTCTGATACCATGAAAACAGGTTTGAAGAGGGAATTTGATGAagtctttacaaagaaaatgattGAGTCCAT GAGCCGTCCTTCCATGGAGCTCGTACTCTGGAAACCTCTCCCTGAACTCCTTTCTGATAAGCCAAAGCCGTCATCTAATGCTAAGAACTACACAGGAGAGAGCCAAACTAAGCATGCCGCTGCTGGCACTGCCTTCCCTGGGAGAACTGAACTGTTCTTGGAACCTCGGCAAACAGGGATGCCTGTTTACAATAGTTTGGAGACAGCTGCTTGCACAGAAGAAGAGATGGAACTCTAG